The Dehalococcoidia bacterium genome includes a region encoding these proteins:
- a CDS encoding VOC family protein, protein MTATNTGIGIKRLQHAVLIVSDVERSIRFYEDVLGMELHRRRPNGMAFLVLPGSGADHDLALVPQPDARPVDKGAARLLHTAWEVGDVRDLVQAKARMQAAGCYKGGTNHGMSLSLYGEDPDGIEFEVFWSIPGARWGENVDLDLDAELAKYAG, encoded by the coding sequence ATGACGGCGACGAACACGGGTATCGGCATCAAGCGCCTGCAACACGCGGTGCTGATCGTTTCGGATGTAGAGCGCAGCATCCGCTTCTACGAGGATGTGCTCGGCATGGAGCTGCACCGCCGCCGGCCGAACGGCATGGCCTTCCTGGTGCTCCCCGGCAGCGGCGCCGACCACGACCTGGCGCTGGTTCCCCAACCCGACGCCCGCCCGGTTGACAAGGGCGCGGCGCGGCTGCTGCACACCGCCTGGGAGGTGGGCGACGTGCGCGACCTCGTGCAGGCGAAGGCGCGCATGCAGGCCGCCGGCTGCTACAAGGGCGGCACCAACCACGGCATGAGCCTCTCGCTCTACGGCGAAGACCCGGACGGGATCGAGTTCGAGGTCTTCTGGAGCATTCCTGGCGCCCGCTGGGGCGAGAACGTCGATCTCGATCTCGACGCCGAGCTGGCGAAGTACGCCGGCTGA
- the def gene encoding peptide deformylase, protein MAIRPIVQLGDANEAVLHRPSSRVNPRDLQSKSMQQLIDDMFETMRDAPGVGLAAPQIGLPWRLVVVEKVHDDFPELVLVNPEIVKRTGERRVTEGCLSLPGYQGELTRAESVVVKALDRHGKEFRIKAPPNSLLSQALEHEIGHLNGNLYIDNLASRDDLYRITPAPRRGGGAALKEADEAE, encoded by the coding sequence GTGGCGATCCGGCCGATTGTGCAACTGGGTGACGCGAACGAGGCGGTGCTGCACCGGCCCAGCTCGCGCGTGAATCCGCGCGACTTGCAGAGCAAGTCGATGCAGCAACTGATCGACGACATGTTCGAGACGATGCGCGACGCCCCTGGCGTCGGCCTGGCGGCGCCGCAAATCGGGTTGCCCTGGCGGCTGGTGGTGGTCGAGAAGGTGCACGACGACTTCCCCGAGCTGGTGCTGGTCAACCCGGAGATCGTCAAGCGCACGGGCGAACGCCGCGTAACGGAGGGCTGCCTCTCGCTGCCCGGCTACCAGGGCGAACTCACGCGCGCCGAGTCTGTAGTGGTGAAGGCGCTGGACCGGCACGGCAAGGAGTTCCGCATCAAGGCGCCGCCCAACTCGCTGCTCTCGCAGGCGCTGGAGCACGAGATCGGCCATCTAAACGGCAACCTCTACATCGACAACCTCGCCAGCCGCGACGACCTGTACCGCATCACGCCCGCGCCGCGCCGTGGCGGCGGTGCCGCGCTGAAGGAGGCGGACGAGGCCGAGTGA
- a CDS encoding acyl-CoA dehydrogenase family protein: MTSTGAATDLIAAARALAPRLRVLADETERERRLPAELIDTFRAAGFWRMWTPAEFGGSFVDPFTFIEVIDELARADGSAAWNVLIGAGNAIVAGWLPPETQREIWGDNPDTITGGVYGPRGTAVAVPGGYRVDGRWAFGSGVQQCAWMVGGCFIYDGDQRRLTPAGQPAARIMVVPIAQVQIIDTWRVAGMRGSGSHDYAFHDLFVPEARSFDFAEPPLRTEPLYRLPRFGLLASALSAACTGIARHAIEALQELAQAKTPTGQTSLLRERAAVQADVARAEALLRSARAFRTEALGDAWRAANAGVELAAERRALVLLAAANAATASAQAVDLMYNAGGASSIYETSPLERCFRDVHVATQHYMLGPLSLELAGKALLGFDMSGSGL, translated from the coding sequence ATGACGAGTACCGGCGCGGCAACGGATCTGATCGCGGCGGCGCGGGCGCTGGCGCCGCGCCTGCGCGTGCTGGCCGACGAGACCGAACGCGAACGGCGGTTGCCGGCCGAGCTGATCGACACGTTCCGCGCGGCGGGCTTCTGGCGCATGTGGACGCCGGCCGAGTTTGGCGGCAGCTTCGTCGATCCGTTCACCTTTATTGAGGTGATCGATGAGCTGGCCCGTGCCGATGGCTCCGCGGCATGGAACGTGCTGATCGGCGCCGGCAACGCGATCGTGGCCGGCTGGCTGCCGCCGGAGACGCAGCGCGAGATCTGGGGTGACAACCCGGACACGATCACGGGCGGCGTCTACGGCCCGCGCGGCACGGCCGTGGCCGTGCCCGGCGGCTACCGCGTCGACGGGCGCTGGGCCTTCGGCAGCGGCGTGCAGCAGTGCGCCTGGATGGTCGGCGGCTGCTTCATCTACGACGGTGACCAGCGTCGCCTCACACCCGCGGGCCAGCCGGCGGCGCGCATCATGGTTGTGCCGATCGCGCAGGTGCAGATCATCGACACCTGGCGCGTGGCGGGGATGCGCGGCAGCGGCAGCCACGACTACGCCTTTCATGACCTGTTCGTGCCGGAGGCGCGCAGCTTCGACTTCGCCGAGCCGCCGCTGCGGACCGAGCCGCTCTACCGCCTGCCCCGTTTTGGCCTGCTGGCGAGCGCACTGAGCGCGGCCTGTACCGGCATCGCCCGCCACGCGATCGAGGCGCTGCAAGAGCTGGCGCAGGCGAAGACGCCGACCGGCCAGACGAGCCTCTTGCGCGAGCGCGCCGCCGTGCAGGCCGACGTGGCCCGCGCCGAGGCGCTGCTGCGTTCCGCCCGCGCCTTTCGGACAGAGGCGCTTGGCGACGCATGGCGGGCCGCGAACGCCGGCGTCGAGCTTGCGGCGGAGCGGCGGGCGCTGGTGCTGCTGGCCGCGGCGAACGCCGCGACGGCCTCGGCGCAGGCGGTGGACCTGATGTACAACGCCGGCGGCGCCAGCAGCATCTACGAAACGAGCCCGCTGGAACGCTGCTTCCGTGACGTGCACGTCGCCACGCAGCACTACATGCTCGGCCCGCTCAGCCTGGAGCTTGCCGGCAAGGCGCTGCTCGGCTTCGACATGAGCGGCAGCGGCCTCTGA